In Mycobacterium sp. Aquia_213, the sequence TCGCGCCGCCGGCCATGATTCAGGTGTGGACGATGTTCGGTCTGGGTGGGGAACGCCCGACCGACGACCCGATGGGCCCGATCATGCAGCTGTTCGACGACGCCGGCTACATCGGCGTGGTCGCGACCAACTGCGAGCAGACCTATCACCGGTATCTACGTCCGGGCGAGCAGGTCACGATCGCCTCCGAGATGCGCGACGTCGTCGGCCCCAAGCAGACCGGCCTGGGTGAGGGCTGGTTCATCAACCAACACATCACCTGGCGGGTGGGTGACGAGGATGTCGCCGAGATGGCTTGGCGCATTCTGAAATTCAAGCCTCGCGAGGCCGCCGAGGCCCCGTCCTCGGTGCCGGTGGACCTGGACGCCGACGCCATGATGCGTCCGGCGACGTCGCGTGACACCGCCTTCTTCTGGGAGGGCGTCAAGGCCCACGAGTTGCGCATCCAGCGGCGGCCCGACGGCGGCCTGCAGCACCCGCCCGTTCCGGCGGTGTGGCAGGACAAAGCCGAGCCCATCGACTACGTGGTGGCCAGCGGTCGTGGCACGGTCTACAGCTACGTCGTGCACCACGCGCCCAAGGTGCCAGGTCGCACGCTGCCGTTCGTGATCGCGCTGGTCGAACTGGAAGAGGGCGTTCGTATGCTCGGCGAGCTCCGCGACGTCGACCACGCCGAGATCAAGATCGGAATGCCGGTTCGCGCAACTTATATCGACTTCCCGGCCGGTGACTCCGGCCCGGAGTGGAGCCTCTACGCCTGGGAGCCGGACGCATGAGCGCACCCGTTGTTGAAGTGGGCACCATCCTGCCCGAACTCAAGCTCCATGGTGACCCGACGTTCATTATCTCAACGGCGTTGGCCACCAGGGACTTTCAGGACGTGCACCACGACCGGGACCTGGCACAGGCCAAGGGCTCCAAGGACATCTTCGTCAACATCCTCACCGACACCGGGCTGGTGCAGCGCTACGTCACCGACTGGGCGGGTCCGACGGCGCTGATCAAATCGATCGGGCTGCGGCTCGGAGTGCCCTGGTATGCCTACGACACCGTCACTTTCTCCGGCGAGGTGACCGCCATCGACGATGGCCTCATCACGTTGAAGGTGTTCGGCCGCAACAGCCTTGGCGATCACGTCATCGCGAACGTGACGCTGACGATTGGGGATGCCTGATGTTGTCGGGTAAGGCTGCGATCGTCGGCATCGGTGCCACCGACTTCTCCAAGGATTCCGGCCGCAGCGAGCTGCGGCTGGCAGCCGAGGCGGTTCTGGACGCGTTGGACGACGCCGGGTTGAGCCCGTCGGACGTCGACGGGCTGACCACCTTCACGATGGACACCAATAAGGAGATCGCCGTCGCGCGGGCCGCCGGCATCGGCGAGCTGAAGTTCTTCGCCCAGACGCAC encodes:
- a CDS encoding bifunctional MaoC family dehydratase N-terminal/OB-fold nucleic acid binding domain-containing protein, producing the protein MTDIKEAVAEITATVVAKPRAGRDPVNQPTVNNWVEALGDRNPIYVDEAAARAAGHPGIVAPPAMIQVWTMFGLGGERPTDDPMGPIMQLFDDAGYIGVVATNCEQTYHRYLRPGEQVTIASEMRDVVGPKQTGLGEGWFINQHITWRVGDEDVAEMAWRILKFKPREAAEAPSSVPVDLDADAMMRPATSRDTAFFWEGVKAHELRIQRRPDGGLQHPPVPAVWQDKAEPIDYVVASGRGTVYSYVVHHAPKVPGRTLPFVIALVELEEGVRMLGELRDVDHAEIKIGMPVRATYIDFPAGDSGPEWSLYAWEPDA
- a CDS encoding MaoC family dehydratase, which encodes MSAPVVEVGTILPELKLHGDPTFIISTALATRDFQDVHHDRDLAQAKGSKDIFVNILTDTGLVQRYVTDWAGPTALIKSIGLRLGVPWYAYDTVTFSGEVTAIDDGLITLKVFGRNSLGDHVIANVTLTIGDA